The genomic interval TCTTCACCCAAGGGTGTCACGGGGTTGTTTCCGTCAATACCCACACTCGATCAATAAAATGCGTATCTTTCTATGAAGAGCTTACGTCCAAGATCACCatgatacttgtaccactTTCTCTGTTCTGAGTCATGGAAAAACATCTTGGATTAACTATATTATGTAATAGGTCATCTGTGACtggggaaaaaaagaaccagcaaaaagaaaagaaggaaTAAATTAAAGCAATAGAGCTGGGATCATAACAGCATAAACAGCTCTGTAATCGACTGCGCTGGCTCCGTTGTGTTTCTTGACATGAGCGGgtggagcagcagtttgagcATTCCCGAGCCAGGTCTGGGATGTGGGCTTCACAGGAGTTCCAGTGCCTGTAGTGTCGACGCTAACTTCCAAAGTCGAAGTCGTGGTAGGTAGAGGGTTGTCTGAGAACTGAGTTGTGAGTGTGTGGATATCAAAGCCTGGAACGAGCCATGCGCtgttgatggaggtgtagaAGTTGAAGCCCGAGACAGTGTTGAAATACTTGTCAATGAGCGACAGCATTTCGTCTCTCACTGTCATGATGCCGTCTCTGTTGTCAGATGACATAGTTTTGAGGTCCGCTCTAATGGACTTGTATTCAGGGTCGTTTTGCATAGAGACTCCAGCATTTTCGTATGCATTGTGGTCGATGATCTCTCCGTCGAGACTTCGGTTGATCTGGCCAGACCCTGTACCATACTTTGGTTCTGCTGAGGTCGTGTGTTTGGCTGCGAGGGCGAGTGATAGTTGTAGAGCGAGTGcgaggagattgaccaTCTTGAGATACTCAAGCGTCCATGCATGTGtaccacacacacatatatatatatgtgtGTATATGCCCGGATAGTGATTCGGTAGTCCCAGCTATTTTTACACGTTAAGTTGGCTACAGGGGGAAGCTTGGAAGTTATCGTTACACGGACGAAAAGCCCAGATTATAGATGACCAGATTAAAATATTTGTTGCCCAACTACATTCTCCGTGGTCCTGTTTCCCCCCCCTGAATTCCCATTGTATCGTTCACCACTGGCCATGTTGAGCCTGGAAGACTATTTTGGGCACCCAATACAGTTTCAATTAATGCACCGTATTTAGGTCGCCATGCGGGGGTTGGTTTTTCAGCCACCCCCCTACGGCCTTATAAGTGGTATTTCTGTGTCGAGTAACTTTTCGGAATGGTCCGTTATCATATAATAATTGATCTACGTTGGAAAATGAACACATTCTTCTCTCGGACCCCTTCTAGGACATCCCCGTTGTACCAGCACCACTACTCGGAGTTAGTCTTTTAATCTCAACCGTATTTTTGGCCTCCCCCCTTACATGATGACCATTCAGCCTATGGGGTTGCTCCAGAACAAGAGGAGTTATAGCCGGATACGGTCATCTGGTGATATTTGAAGATAGCCGACACCCGTGAATTATTCCAGTGGTCCGTGTCACCTTAGGCTTATCCTCTAAACGAGAGGGAACAAGACAGGCCTGGAGATCGGGTCGAACCGTCGCTGGCCTATTGTCTGACAAATTAAAAGTCGAATCTAGACGCTCAATTGAAGACACCAATGTTATCCTTCTACCAAAACCACCCAAACTGCCGGCTACCAAGCGCACTGTACAGCATGTGTGGCACCCTACCCTACCAGCCCGCTGATCTGCAGGCGGgggtatgtacatactgtactcgtagtatGAATAGTCAGTGAAATTGAGCATCAGCTATATGTGACGGCCATAGCTCATGCTACTTATAGCATGAATACATACTTGTTGTAGAGGCAATTGCGGAGTAGCGTGAGAAAAACAAATTCTGCTCCCATTATACGCTGTATCGTGTTGCGTCACCAATTTCATTGTTCGTATTCGTGTCATCAAGCACAATTGGTGGCTTCAGGGGTATGATGTTTGGACAACACCTATATCATAGTCTGATGCTTGCGAGTTTCCTGTGCTTCCTGAGCTGCTACTTGTTAATCGAGGTCACATGGTAGATATCATGTAACTAGCGAACTGGTGGAAAAATATTGTCTCATAATAATTAAGCGAAAGGATGTGAAATATCATCAGAAACCCCAGATGTCATTAAGCGTGCATGCAGGTTAGCCATGGCACATGGttgaaatatatataggttgaggttgatggTATGAGTTGGGTTTCTGGATGATTTATAGAGGAAGACGAAATTGGACGTCATGGTGTAGCGACTTCCATTAATCAAGCTTTTGACAAGGAGGTCATCCAAAGGGATATCTACAAATAAGTACCCATCACTCGAAGTTGTATCGAATATACTCTAGTGGTTCgcagctactgtacgcCCCAATGACTTTTGGTCACGATCTCCAAGTCACATGAGATAGCCAATGGAATCACTCTGAGGCTGTTTCAAGTTCAGTGCATGGTAGAACCTCAAGAACAGTAGAATCAATGAGTTCCCTGGCTCTTATCTGCAGAACCTCAGGAATGAGCTATCCACCCTATTGACATGACCAAAAAAGGTCTGATCATCAGAGTCCAACGGATACAGCCCCAAAATGGGTTTCCATATATACATGGCAGAGCTGGGACTACAACTGAATCCCAAACCAGTACATTCCTTTACAACACCTATCACTACTATCACAATGTCTCCCCCACGACCCGTTCTCCGAGGTGATCCTAACTTCAAGGTTACTCCTATTCCAGGTACGTAGTATGCATTTCTACCCTTCAGTACACCATAACAACACATTCTAACGCAGGTAAACCAACCATTGCGGTTGAGCAGATTTGCGTAATCGCTTGATTGACCCGATATCATATAGATAATGCAATTATAACTCTCAGCTAAATTTAGAtatttttcttcttttttctcgcTAATTCAAGTCATTATGACAATATTAAGCGTAATTCAAAATAATTGCTTCGTTTTTGATTCTAGGGAAGGTGTTGTTTTATTCTAATAACCCTGGTCATTGGCGTTCAACGAATCATACACATGATAATCGTTTCGGGCGCGCgtgtcatttttttttattataaTGATCcatttttatatatttctATTTTCAGAGAAATTTTGATGACTAAGTTAAAAAATTTAAAttttctaatgattcattacagctatataaCTTACAGTAGGTAAGttattgaagatcataagtATTATTGGATGTGAGTATAGTTAATTAACAAACTTACAAACCCACTTCTAGGGACACGACGTTTCCGATAGTAGCcacacaccagaagggtgtgtgttcttgctcattcaccagaaaagATATTCTAGATCAGTGGATAAAACtatctacaggatggacatctcgtctacgaccCAGCTGgttcctctcatcactATGTGGTGACATCTCATCATTATGTGAGGAATTAGCCAGGTATTACCCCACCGGGTATTACCTTCAACAgtagtaagccgggttattggcgttcaataaatcatacacttctgaatcaTTGCGGTGTGCGCTGCGAGGCGCATGTCAATTGGTTTGTCGACGCTTCGTCTAGTTCTTTTCCTTGTCGTGGTCTCGTGGTAGTGAACCATGGCTAACAGATAAAGTAATCATATCAATCGTTCCATGTCTTATCCagactcgaggttggtttAGTTTGTTGTCATAAAGATTGTAGAAGGTGTAATTCGGATAGGGATCGTGAATATCATTCGTgtgtgatttttttttctaatgattatttttattctaattTCATGACTAATCATAACACCTTATGACTAACTTCTGAATCGTTACAATTTTGTTAGGGATCAGCGGCTAAGAAATAGCCGCCTGATTAGTCTCTCATGAACCGCTAGCGGAGTCCCGGCAGGATACCGCGGAGACTACGACGAGGGGCCACCACGTGGGCCCTCAGTGGGATTACGCTATCATTAATATCGATATGCCAAGCCTGCTATCACGGACAAAGGGTTGCGCCGCAACCCTGGATAACATATAAACCCCTGTATTCCATGTATTCTAATACACCTTTCTTGAGAGTGACGGCAGTGACCATACCTTCGGTATGGCCACCCCGGCTGAGTCATCAGTCTGCTTAGTCACAGTGCCTGGGTTCTAACAAATTTAAGATTTGActtcgtggccaagttggttaaggcgtACGACTGTTAGTCACCTGAATGGCCGCCATCGTAAGATCGAGAGTTCGACCCTCTCCGAGGTCGTCAAATcattttttgtttctctgGGTTGAAACGAagttttgttttttttggaattGGTAACAATAAGGCTGTCTGATGCTTTCAGGTTGTTTTTATTGTCACTTTGACATCATGTGGCTTATGACAGCTGTTTTAAGAATCCAAACACAACTGGTTCACTTAGTATGTTACTCCGTAAAGCTATCTCGTGCACTATTGAAGCGGCCTCTCAGATGATACTTGAAGCCATAAACTACGCGTGAGCTACTCATTCCATCTACATGTCTGTCATTCAACCGTACTATTCATATATACACTATTTACATTActccttctggagctgttgggTCTGGTCAGCCTCCTTTTCCTGagccacctcctcggcatcaaactccttgagcatctcCTGCACTCGGGCCTCTACGGCCTCGTTGGAGACCTCATCCACCTCCATGGCGTCCAGCTGGTCCAGAGACTCGGGCAGACCTTCGTGGGTGAACAGCTTGGCCTTCATACCGACACCAGCCAGCTTGTTTTGCGAGAGGAACTGCACCAACACCTGAATGGTATCCTGGGATGCGTTGTTGAGAATGAGCTTTCGGCCGTGGGTTCGTCGCTCGAAGTTTTCCTTGGACTTTGCATGCACGAAAACTGCTCGGTTCACAGTCCATCGCTTGAATCGGGTCTTTTGGGGCACAGGTCCCTCAACGGGGATTCGCAGGTAGTAGGCCGCTCGCTGGGCAAACTCGGTGAAGACCTCTAGGTCCTCGTGAAAGTATGCGTTGAAGAGGAGCTCGGCACACTTGACCTTAGGGGTGCCCTCGGGAATCTTGACCTTGAGAGGTCCGTAGTAGTTGGCGAGAGCAGAAATTGGCAGAGGTCTCTCAGAGTTGGCCTCGTAGATCTTGTGCTCGGTCTGGGTGTAGGTGCCCTGCTTGGGGACCAGCAGATCATCAGACAGCTGCTGTCGAAGGGCCTGGGCCTTGGGGGTCAACTGGGACTCCACTGAGGCCTGGGACATCTTGCCTAGCTCATTTTGTCGGAAAGTGGAGTTGAATCGCACAAGCGCCGTTCGCGGCAGTGTTCGTGGGGCCAGGGTCCGAAGAGGAATCATCGTGTGCTGTGTCGGTGTGGTTTGATGCGAAATTTCACCACACCTGAGTGTCGGTTAAGTTTTTCAGGGTTAGGTCTGGTTGGGACAATTATGTAATGGGGGATGGGATGGGAGAGAGAGTAGGCGGGAGGCGGTACAATAGGCAAAGGGTGTTCTATTTATTGTGCAGTAATTGTCTGTCTATTGGTATTGGTAGTACATGTGATATTGTGGTGTTTAATCCGTGGATCTGGTTTTTCATTCGTTGGGTTTTGGAAGAGTCAGTGTCCGAGATGTGGAATGTCGTCAACGAAACTTGATGGCGCTAAGTAATAAGATATGCTAGTTGATGATTAGTTAAAGGACCGGGCGACTGGCTGATTCATAAATTTATTGCCCACGGCGGCTATATTAACACAAACTGCTACAGTAGATGGCAGGGCAAAGGTTTGCATTATATTCCAACGCCGATGGATGCAACACAATCCTAACTAACAGAAGATGTGTCGAGTGGCGATGTGGGCATAGATGTGAGTGGCGTATACCCTGAAGCCAAACACGTGTTTAGAAGACAAGtgtgaggaggaggaaataCGGGCGGTCTTGATTGTTTAATTGGGTAGGTATGCTCTCAAATTATTTCTCACACGTTATACACAAGCTAACATCTTCATTACTTCAGCTACTGTCCGGTAACGGAGAAGTCTCACTGGTTGGTCAGCTTTCAAATGATCCAAAACTTTGGTTCACCCTCCTACTCGTAGTACACTTGCTTGAACTTTTATGGtaatatatacagtacaataaATCAGAGTTGAGGTCTGTGTTGATATATGCTACCAAAAATGGCATGGTGTGCAAATTATACATTGTAAAGGTCATAATCCGACGTTTTTCCACTTTGTATGACTAGCCCCTGTCACTTTTAACCACCTCTCACCATAGCCTCCACTGCGCCTGCCCGACATGCCATCGCCCAAAGTCTAACTCCACATCGCAGTGCATAAACACGCTGATAGTGATCCACACCTATCCACACCCCCAACATGTCCGAGTACCGACGCCAGGCGCACTCGAAATACAAAATGCCCGGGGGTCTGCTGCCTCCGGTGAACCTCGGCGAGGGTTCTGGGCCTACGCACGCCAATTCGGGCTTGCGCACAGACTCCAAAATGGCTTCATTTGTTGCAGTGCCTGACCGAAAGGCCACCTCCTCGCCCTTCAGACACTCGGGGCAGTTCAGCAACTCATTCACCTCGCTTGCTAGCCTCAAAGATCTTAGCGACCGAGATCTCCCGGTCAAAGCCAGCCCTCGCAACAATAATAGCCATGGCACCAACAACAGTAACAACAGTAACAACAGtagcagcaacaacagcgcCAAGGATGTGTCTATCCCCACGACACCCAGATCCAGCTCTCCCGCTACAGCCGCTCTGTCACCAGTAGACGAAATGAACAGTCCCAAGAGCCCTACCGAAGCGGCATATTCGTCCGGTCAAACGCCGCCTTATTTGAGAAACATGACCATGAAACGACGGAACAACAGCAAGTCGGCCACACCGCCTCCTTCGACTCCTGGACTGCTTGGACGAGCAGGAGACAATGGCAAAAAGAGCAAGGACGAGATTCAGGCATCCCCACGGTTTCTGGATGTCAACAATAGTCAGTGGAGAGAAGCCGCCACAAGCCACAACTCCACAGCTAACCTGGGACCCAACTCGAATTCCAACTCCACAACTGGAATGCCTCCCCGATCAGCCTCGTCATGGATGATGAGCAACACCCCCATTGCACCCATAGCACTCATGGGCCACGCTGGTTTGAGAAACGGACAAGGTGGAAACAAGGGAGGCCGCGCATTCGATCTAGGAGACGTCCTGTCTAGAGACGACGACTCGGATAGTAGCAGCAGTCGCAGTGTTAGTCGAAGCCGCAGCGTCAGCCATGATCCTGACGAACGAAGTGGTCGTGCTAGCTCGCCTTCATGCATGGATGATTGGGACGGTGATAACAGGCTTAACATGCTCATGGCTATCACTGGTGACATTCCTCAGACACCCATGAgtgctggaggaggtttcTCAGACGACTTTACTAATGATTCACCTGGAAGCCCTCCAATGAGTGCTGGCGGCGCTGGCTGGATgggccaccaaggagaagatgtgGACGCCCTGGGCATCCTGGAAAAACTGGATCCTGCCCCTACGTTGGTTGACTACACTGCTCTAATCGATGATTATGGTGATCTAGGGTCTCAGGATGTGCGAAAGCAAAAAATCAAGGAGTTCAAACGCAAACTCCAGGAACGCGCTCAGCAAGATAGCGAGCCAGTTGCAAAGTCTATCTCTGTGGTGGACGCCACTCAGCATATGAAATCCAACCTCATCAGTAACGTCGGTGCTCAGATCGGATCTGTTGAAACTCGACTTTCTAAGAAGCTGGAACTCTTTCAAGCCAATCTCGAGGCCCTCATTGATCTCAAGGCTCGAGCCAAAGAAACAGTGTTAGCattcaagaaggagacgcTTACATCTTATGAGACGTTCAACTCACAACTGGACCATATTCGTGCCATCCAGGAGTCGTCTGAAGCCATCGAACTGCTAGAAGAGCGAATTGGAAATTGTAGAGCTAAAGTGACGGAGTACAAGGAACGTCTCAAGACGGTAAACCAGTGGATTGATGAACAGGAACGGTTTGATCGACTCTGGTCTCGACGTAAGCGAGCCGCCTTCAAGATTACTGTGTCTGTGCTTGTTGTGATCCTGCTCATCTCCTCACTGGTTCTCTTTGT from Yarrowia lipolytica chromosome 1F, complete sequence carries:
- a CDS encoding uncharacterized protein (Compare to YALI0F22957g, no similarity) codes for the protein MSEYRRQAHSKYKMPGGLLPPVNLGEGSGPTHANSGLRTDSKMASFVAVPDRKATSSPFRHSGQFSNSFTSLASLKDLSDRDLPVKASPRNNNSHGTNNSNNSNNSSSNNSAKDVSIPTTPRSSSPATAALSPVDEMNSPKSPTEAAYSSGQTPPYLRNMTMKRRNNSKSATPPPSTPGLLGRAGDNGKKSKDEIQASPRFLDVNNSQWREAATSHNSTANLGPNSNSNSTTGMPPRSASSWMMSNTPIAPIALMGHAGLRNGQGGNKGGRAFDLGDVLSRDDDSDSSSSRSVSRSRSVSHDPDERSGRASSPSCMDDWDGDNRLNMLMAITGDIPQTPMSAGGGFSDDFTNDSPGSPPMSAGGAGWMGHQGEDVDALGILEKLDPAPTLVDYTALIDDYGDLGSQDVRKQKIKEFKRKLQERAQQDSEPVAKSISVVDATQHMKSNLISNVGAQIGSVETRLSKKLELFQANLEALIDLKARAKETVLAFKKETLTSYETFNSQLDHIRAIQESSEAIELLEERIGNCRAKVTEYKERLKTVNQWIDEQERFDRLWSRRKRAAFKITVSVLVVILLISSLVLFVATLRGGFGKSLKLGFKKAKGSTVTLSKQSQFDDVLQCLGDFDRCRFKNDMKEL
- a CDS encoding mitochondrial 37S ribosomal protein uS10m (Compare to YALI0F22935g, similar to Saccharomyces cerevisiae RSM10 (YDR041W); ancestral locus Anc_3.278, weakly similar to uniprot|Q03201 Saccharomyces cerevisiae YDR041w RSM10 component of the mitochondrial ribosomal small subunit), with the protein product MIPLRTLAPRTLPRTALVRFNSTFRQNELGKMSQASVESQLTPKAQALRQQLSDDLLVPKQGTYTQTEHKIYEANSERPLPISALANYYGPLKVKIPEGTPKVKCAELLFNAYFHEDLEVFTEFAQRAAYYLRIPVEGPVPQKTRFKRWTVNRAVFVHAKSKENFERRTHGRKLILNNASQDTIQVLVQFLSQNKLAGVGMKAKLFTHEGLPESLDQLDAMEVDEVSNEAVEARVQEMLKEFDAEEVAQEKEADQTQQLQKE
- a CDS encoding uncharacterized protein (Compare to YALI0F22847g, no similarity); its protein translation is MVNLLALALQLSLALAAKHTTSAEPKYGTGSGQINRSLDGEIIDHNAYENAGVSMQNDPEYKSIRADLKTMSSDNRDGIMTVRDEMLSLIDKYFNTVSGFNFYTSINSAWLVPGFDIHTLTTQFSDNPLPTTTSTLEVSVDTTGTGTPVKPTSQTWLGNAQTAAPPAHVKKHNGASAVDYRAVYAVMIPALLL